DNA from Terriglobia bacterium:
TCTGCGTCATCACCGCGCTGGCTGCCATCGCGAGGTCCTGGCGAATGGTGTTCTGACGCTCCGGCGGGAAGGAGTCGGCGATTCGACCGATTGTGGAAGCCATGTCCGTGGTGTGGAGTGTGGAGAAGACCAGGTGGCCCGTTTCAGCGGCGGAAAGGGCGATTCGCATCGTCTCCGGATCGCGCATTTCGCCGACGACAATGATGTCGGGAGCCTGGCGCAAGGCGGCGCGGAGAGCGGTTGGGAAATCGGGAGCATCCGTTCCGATCTCGACCTGCTCGATGATGCTGTGCTCGTGCGAATGCTCATACTCGATCGGGTCTTCGATGATGACGATGTGACGAGCCGACGAGCGATTGATCTCGTGAATGAGCGCAGCAACAGTGGTCGTCTTCCCGGAACCAGCAGCACCGCCGATGAGGACGAGTCCGCGCTTAAGTTGAGAGAGCGCGTGAACCTGCGGAGGAAGGTTGAGTTCGGAGAGCTGTGGAACACGGGTGGGAAGCGCGCGAATGGCGGCCGCCGCATCTCCCTTCTGGTGGTGAAGGTTGATGCGGAAACGTCCGAGTCCGGAAACGCGGTAGGAGGAATCGGCGATTCCATCGCTGCGATAGAGTTCCAGAGCGTGGGGAGTGAGCGCTGGAACGACCGCATTCTCAATTTCGGCACCGGTGAGAGGCGCGGTATCCATGCCGCGAACCACGCCGTCAACCAGCATGCAGACGGGAGCGTCGGTGACGAGAAGGATGTCGCTGCCGGCATTGGCGATGAGCGTCTCGAGCCACTTGTCTAGAGGGAGAGGCATAAGTTAGGCACCAGCGGACCATTGTAATGCTGGTCGCCGGTTCCCAGTTCTCGGTCTCGCCTCCCTCAGCTATGGCTCGGAGAGGTAGGGTGAGGACCTCAAGGGCGAAAGCTTGTCCTCATGGGGTCTGAAAGGCACGCTGAACCCGTGCCCCTTCAATAACTCGTACCCTTTCAAAACCTATTTGTCAGGGATTTCGAGGGTACGCATGGCGATGTTGGGGTCGGGGACGGCGGATTCGTGCGCTACGATCAGCCACTTGCCTTTGATCTTCCGGATGATTACGAGATTCACTCCGAAGACGCTTTGTCCGGCGTTCATGGAATCGTAGCGAGTGATGGCATACGCGAATTCTTGGGAGCAACTGGAAGCCAGCACTTTCAGCGATTCGATCTTGTACTTGGCATCGGTGCCTCGTTTCACGTACGCCTTGATAGCGGGGCGGCCATGAACGATGCCGGTGGCGAAGTGCTGCGTGAGGTAGGTTGCGTCTTCGGCGTAAAGCGCCGCCACCGCGTCGGGATTGCCAGAGTTGTAGCCGTCTTTCCAATCCTGGGCGACCTTCTGAATTACGCTTTCGATCCCGGGAACAGCGCATTGTTGGGGATGTTGTGGCAAAGCCTGCCCAAGTGCGAGATTCGAGATAAGCAACAGCAGTCCGAGTTTCAACATGACAGATTTAGTACACGGCCAAGAAATGATTCTCTGTCGCAAAGATCACAACTGGCAGTGATATGAAATGGTCTCTTGTTCGGGCCATCCTCATGCCCGGAAAGGGGTAGTGCGGGGGCGGCACTTTGATGCTAGTTTGCCTATACCTTCACTGGGGCAACAAGAAAGACACGCTGGAGCAGGAACGCAAGGATGGTGGCCTCAGACTTTTCCCTTCAAAAATGTGCGGCGCCCAACTGTACGCAGCGGTGGCACAGGCTGGGTGTCGGCAAGCTGTTCACTTTTCACGTGAGGACTGGCGGAATAAGCAGCGCCATGCATGTGTGGCTGTGTGATCGGTGCGTTGAGAGTTGGTGCGCTGTTGCCCAAGAAGGAAACATTGTGCTGGTCCCGCAAAAACGTAGAGCGAGTTAGAGCCCTGTCGTATTAGTATGTCGCTGTAGCACTTAACTTCATTAAGTGCAGGCGACCTGGACGCGGGCGTTCGGGGGAGCGCCTGCGTCCTTGACATAGACTTAGACGAGAATTCATCGCGGTGAGCAGTTGGGCTGGTAGTGCGCGTATACAATCCCGTTTAAGCAAAACGAGCTTGAGCGAAGTACTAATGAGAAGTTGGCTTGCTGGAGAAAGGACTAATGGCTAAAACAAAGGGCTTTGGGGCAGTCAAGAAGATCGATAAGACGAGTCTGGAGCGCATGAAGCGAGCCGGGATGACCGAGTTTGCGATTGCGGAGAAACTCGGTTGCCATCGCTCGCATGTGACGCGGGCGACGATTCTTTACGGGCTGCAAGGCATGGGCGCGAAACGCGGACACGGTCCGATCAAGGTTGCTCCGATTACAAAACGCGAACTGGCGTCGCTGCGCAACAAGGGATGGAAGCTGCAGGAGATTGCCAATCATTTCGGGTGCGGAATCGACCACATCACGGTACTCATCCGCAGGTACGGATTGCCGAAGAGTAAGGCAGGGAGACCTGTACAACCAGTAACGAAAGCGGCACGCTAAGTTGAGCGTGAAGAGCGGGCGTCGTTCGAGGATAAGGATGGGGCGGCGATAACGATGAAACCAAAGGGAACCTGGAAAAACATTGGGGAGTATATCCGTTTCCGACGTATCAAAGAAGGGATGACGATTCGCGAACTGGCGGGGCTGGCGGGAATGACGTCGACGCTGCTGTTCAACATAGAATCGGGAAAAAACGATCCGAAGCTCAAGTCGGTTGAGAAGATCGCGATGGGCTTTGGGGAGCCGGAGATGAAATTTCTCGGCAGGTTCTATGGTCAGCGTCGGCATCGAAATCGGGGAAGCTAGCTCGCACCAACCAACTGACTCGCC
Protein-coding regions in this window:
- a CDS encoding PilT/PilU family type 4a pilus ATPase, with the translated sequence MPLPLDKWLETLIANAGSDILLVTDAPVCMLVDGVVRGMDTAPLTGAEIENAVVPALTPHALELYRSDGIADSSYRVSGLGRFRINLHHQKGDAAAAIRALPTRVPQLSELNLPPQVHALSQLKRGLVLIGGAAGSGKTTTVAALIHEINRSSARHIVIIEDPIEYEHSHEHSIIEQVEIGTDAPDFPTALRAALRQAPDIIVVGEMRDPETMRIALSAAETGHLVFSTLHTTDMASTIGRIADSFPPERQNTIRQDLAMAASAVMTQMLLPSNNGGRVPAVELLMVGYGTRHHIRRNALQHLHQEITLTKNQGSQTLEESLSRLVMERKIDREEAMMRAVHQDDLVSLLKSLHSVA
- a CDS encoding DUF4440 domain-containing protein is translated as MLKLGLLLLISNLALGQALPQHPQQCAVPGIESVIQKVAQDWKDGYNSGNPDAVAALYAEDATYLTQHFATGIVHGRPAIKAYVKRGTDAKYKIESLKVLASSCSQEFAYAITRYDSMNAGQSVFGVNLVIIRKIKGKWLIVAHESAVPDPNIAMRTLEIPDK
- a CDS encoding helix-turn-helix transcriptional regulator, translated to MKPKGTWKNIGEYIRFRRIKEGMTIRELAGLAGMTSTLLFNIESGKNDPKLKSVEKIAMGFGEPEMKFLGRFYGQRRHRNRGS